The Gemmatimonadales bacterium DNA window CGGATCGTGTGGGCCTGGATCTTGACCATTCCGGCGGCGGCGGTGATCGCGGCGGTCGCCTACTTGATCACGCACGCGCTCGCACTCTAAGCGCAGGGAGGTCGGCCATGGCGGTGAAGCTGAGCGACGACGAGGTCGGACAGCGCCTCAAGGCCCTGGCGGGCTGGGCGCGCGAGGGCAATGCGATCCGCAAGAGCTTCAGCTTCGGGAAGTTCGCCGAGGGGATCCGGTTCGTGGACCGGGTGGCGGTGGCGGCCGACGCGATGGACCACCACCCCGACGTGGACATCCAGTACACCACGATCACGATGACGCTCTCGACCCACAGCGCCGGCGGCCTGACCGGCAAGGACTTCGACCTGGCGGAGCGGATCGAGCAGGCGGCGCGCTAGGCGGTCCCGCCGCTCTTGGCCGGGCCGTCGGCCGCGTCGAGCTTCACCATCATCGTGTCTCCCACGTAGCTCGTCACCGGCGCCTCGTCGAGGGTGGACAGGCGCTTCAGGTCCGCCCCGATGCGGTTGGCCATCTCGAGGATGGTCTCCACGCCGGCGCGATCTTCCGGGGAGAGATGGCTGGCGCCGGCCCGGAGCAGGCCCGCCTCGCCGATGATCGCCGCCAGCGCGTTGTTCACTTCGTGGCGGATCGTCACCGCCACCTCGCCGATCGCCGCCAGCCGCTCCGCCTTGATCAGGCGCCGGTAGAAGTCGTGCAGCTGCTGCGACAGCCACCCCACCGCGATCGCGAGCGCGCCGTAGGAGATGTAAGTCGGCAGTATGATGTCGGGGTTGACGGGCATCAGGTTGAGCTGCAGCACCAGCTGCACGGTGATGTAGAGGAGCGTCCCCGCCACCAGGCCCGACAGCGCCCCGAGCATGCCGTAGTGGAGCGAGAGGATGAAGGCCGGCGCCAGGGTCGTGAGCCACGAGAGCTCGCGGTACAGTCCCTCGCCCGGCGGCAGCCATTCCGTCACCACGATGGGGATGATGTAGGCCAGGGCGCAGTACAGCGCCCACCGCCGCGGCAAGGGAGGCCGGTGCGCCATCTGCGGGAAGCCGATGACGAACACCGGCCGGAGATACCAGGGCGTATGACGCGGGGCGTCCATCATCGTCACTCCGCGTGAAGGGTGAGCAGTCGGAGTTCGGTCATGTCCTCGATCGCGTAACGGACACCCTCCCGGCCCTGCCCGCTGGCCTTGGTGCCGCCGTATGGCATGCGGTCGATCCTCCACGTGGGAACCTCGTTCGCCATCACGCCGCCCACGTCGAGCCGGTCCCACGCCCGCATCAGTCGCCCGACGTCCCGGCTGAAGACGCCGGCCTGCAGGCCGTACGGCGACGCGTTCACGATCTCGAGCGCCTCGTCGAACGACCGGTACGCCGTGACGGTGGTGACGGGGGCGAAGACCTCCTCGCAGTTGACGCGGTGCTCGGCCTTGGTGCCGGTGAGCACGGTCGGCTGCAGCACGGCTCCCCGCCGCTCCCCACCCGCGACCACCGAGGCGCCGTCGTGCGCGGCCTCGGCGATCCACGCCTCGGCACGGCAGGCAGCGGCCTCGTCGATCATCGGCCCCACTTCCGTCGCGGGGTCGAGCGGGTCGCCGACCACGAGCTGCCTGACCCGCGCCGTGAAGCCGTCGAGGAAGTCGGCGTACACCCGCTCGTGCACCAGGATGCGTTGCACCGAGATGCACGACTGCCCCGCGTAGCCGTAGCCGCCGGCGGCGCACGACCGCACGGCGCGGTCGAGGTCCGCGTCCGGCTCGACGATGACGGCCGCGTTCCCGCCCAGCTCCAGCGTCACCCGCTTGGTGCCCGCGTCGGCGCGGATCGCCCAGCCGGCTCGCGCGCTGCCGGTGAAGCTGATCATCCGTATCCGCGCGTCGGTCACCAGCCGGCGCGCGACCGCGAGCTCGCAGGGCACGACGTTGACGCCGCCGGCCGGATAGCCCGACCGGGCCACCAGGTCTCCGAGCGCCAGGGGCGAGAGCGGGTCCTGCGGCGGCGGCTTCAGCGTCAGGGCGGCGCCGCAGGCGATGGCCGGCGCGATCTTGTGGGCCGCCAGGAGGACCGGGAAGTTGAACGGAGTGATGGCCGCGACCGGCGACAGCGGCCAGCGCCGCGTGAAGCCGAGCCGGCCGCGGCCACCGGGCAGCGCGTCGAGCGGCAGCACCTCGCCGCCGATGCGGGTGGCCTCCTCGGCTCCATCGCGGAACACGAAGACGGCGCGGTCGATCTCCAGCCGGGCCTGGGTGACGGGCTTGCCCGCTTCGCGCGCGACCAGCGTCGCCAGCACGTCGCGCTGGCGTTCCAGCCCGTCCGCGATCGAGCGCAGGCAGGCCGCCCGGTCGTACGCGGGGAGGTGCCGACACTCGGACGCCGCGGCCAGGTTGGCCGCGATCGCGGAGTCCAGGTCGGCCGGTGAGGCGAGAGGATGGGTGCCGACGTCGCTGCCGTCGTACGGAGAGCGGACGGTCGCCGTCGCGGTGCCGGCGCGCCGCTCGTTCCCGATGATCACCCTGCTACCATAGGCTCGCCGCCGGGCCGCGTCAACGCGATCGCGCCGCCCGGCGCGCGCGCCGGCGACGGGAGAAGCCCTACTCCACCGTCACGCTCTTGGCCAGGTTGCGCGGGCGATCCACGTCGCAGCCCCGGAGGACGGCGATGTGGTACGCCAGGAGCTGAAGCGGGATCACGGTGATCACCGGCGACAGCAGCCGGTGCGTGGCTGGTACGCGCAGCTGGCGCTCCACCAGCTCGCCGAGGTCGGCCGCGCCATCGCAGGTCACCGCGAGGATGCGTCCACCGCGCGACCGGACCTCCTGCATGTTCGAGCGGACCTTCTGGAAGATCTCGTCGTCGGGCGCGACGAACACGACCGGCATCTTCTCGTCGATCAGCGCGATCGGCCCGTG harbors:
- a CDS encoding 4a-hydroxytetrahydrobiopterin dehydratase; the encoded protein is MAVKLSDDEVGQRLKALAGWAREGNAIRKSFSFGKFAEGIRFVDRVAVAADAMDHHPDVDIQYTTITMTLSTHSAGGLTGKDFDLAERIEQAAR
- a CDS encoding aldehyde dehydrogenase family protein, producing MIIGNERRAGTATATVRSPYDGSDVGTHPLASPADLDSAIAANLAAASECRHLPAYDRAACLRSIADGLERQRDVLATLVAREAGKPVTQARLEIDRAVFVFRDGAEEATRIGGEVLPLDALPGGRGRLGFTRRWPLSPVAAITPFNFPVLLAAHKIAPAIACGAALTLKPPPQDPLSPLALGDLVARSGYPAGGVNVVPCELAVARRLVTDARIRMISFTGSARAGWAIRADAGTKRVTLELGGNAAVIVEPDADLDRAVRSCAAGGYGYAGQSCISVQRILVHERVYADFLDGFTARVRQLVVGDPLDPATEVGPMIDEAAACRAEAWIAEAAHDGASVVAGGERRGAVLQPTVLTGTKAEHRVNCEEVFAPVTTVTAYRSFDEALEIVNASPYGLQAGVFSRDVGRLMRAWDRLDVGGVMANEVPTWRIDRMPYGGTKASGQGREGVRYAIEDMTELRLLTLHAE